A single region of the Montipora capricornis isolate CH-2021 chromosome 13, ASM3666992v2, whole genome shotgun sequence genome encodes:
- the LOC138029267 gene encoding uncharacterized protein: MKPGPSRKLNSLDEFFLVLMRLKTGLFVQDLSDRFGISITSVSRICITWINFLHYERKDMFPFPSQELVRKNMPQEFEQFPTTRIILDCTELFIQRPSAILAQSETWSDYKHHNTWKLLVGVTPNGQVTFLSELWGVRVSDKQITRESGVLHILEARDNVMVNRGFDISDIVSGGVTVNMPPFLAGRQEMTASETENTMSIASVQIHVERAIGCIKTYHILDGTLPNTLSSFATQIATVCGLLTNVLPPLLPPAKP, translated from the coding sequence ATGAAACCTGGACCTTCAAGGAAACTCAATTCACTTGATGAGTTTTTCTTGGTACTTATGAGACTAAAGACTGGACTATTTGTGCAGGACCTTTCTGATAGGTTTGGCATAAGCATTACCTCTGTTTCTAGAATCTGTATTACTTGGATTAATTTCCTTCACTATGAGCGAAAAGATATGTTTCCCTTCCCATCTCAAGAGCTTGTGCGCAAGAACATGCCTCAGGAATTTGAACAGTTTCCAACCACAAGAATAATCTTAGACTGCACGGAGTTGTTTATTCAGCGACCATCAGCAATTTTGGCACAGTCGGAAACTTGGTCAGACTATAAACATCATAACACATGGAAATTGCTAGTTGGGGTAACTCCCAACGGGCAGGTGACTTTCTTGTCCGAACTCTGGGGGGTTCGTGTTTCAGATAAGCAAATAACAAGAGAAAGTGGAGTGTTACATATTTTAGAGGCACGCGATAATGTCATGGTGAATAGAGGATTTGACATTTCAGATATAGTGTCTGGGGGTGTGACAGTCAATATGCCACCATTTTTGGCAGGGAGGCAGGAAATGACTGCTTCAGAAACAGAGAACACAATGAGTATTGCTTCTGTCCAGATCCACGTTGAGCGAGCAATTGGATGCATAAAGACCTACCATATTTTGGATGGAACTCTGCCAAATACTTTGAGCTCGTTCGCTACACAAATAGCAACTGTTTGTGGACTATTAACAAATGTTTTGCCTCCTTTATTGCCACCTGCTAAACCATAA